Sequence from the Eriocheir sinensis breed Jianghai 21 chromosome 22, ASM2467909v1, whole genome shotgun sequence genome:
GTGTGCCATTTATGTGGAAAGAGGTTTACCCTGAAGAGTCATCTTAACAGACACACCCTGACACATGCTAGTGAAAGTCATGAATGTCTAGACTGTGGAAAGAGATTCACCTTGAAGAatgacctcaacaaacacactctTAGACAtgctggtgaaagaaatcatgaatgtctAGAATGTGGAAAGAGATTTATTCTGAAGTGTCACCTTAAATCACATTCCCTTactcacactggtgaaagaaatcatgaatgtctTCAATGTGGGAAGAGATTTGCCCATAAGAGTACCCTTAACTTACACATCCtatcacacactggtgaaagaaaacatgaatgtTTAGAATGTGGAAAGAGATTCACCCAGAAGGGTGCCCTCAACAGACATATCTTTACACACAccggtgaaaaaaatcatgaatgtctAGAATGTGGTAAGAGATTCACCCGGAAAAGTGACCTTGACATACACATTgtaacacacactggtgaaagaaatcatgagtgctCAGAGTGTGGCAAGAGATTTGGTTCAAAGGTTGTATTGAACAATCACATCTACAGACACActggcctgagagagttcaagtgtgatgtttgcgGAAAGAACTTCAAGATGAAGCGGGATATCTTCGCACACATGAAGATTCATTtctgaggtgttgtgttgtgctctAGTGCTGCTGTGTGGAGGGTGCTGAGATGCATCTTTGCATTCAAGACAGAGCAAGATGTCTTGGGTGAACCTTGTAGTCATGCCATTTTATTTGGGTGGCATCCAAGATGTCTAGTTATGCCAGGGTGTCTTTTTCCCCGCAAGACATGACTCCTGGGTGTTGGCAGCAGAGGAAACACAAGGATAGCAGACACAACACAGTGAGTATGATTTGCTTTGCATGcctaaatatttataaaaagatACAGCAGGACAGAGAGTAGGTGTGTACAACATATTTTGGTGTATAAGATGTACCTGTAGTCACAAAACTATCTTAAGTTGTTATTTGCTCAACATTAGCATAACCTTGAATTATTTCTTTGCATACATGCTTCATAATGAAAAATGATTCACTGCATTGGTTAACCTATACCAAAAAGTGCCTTGATCTTGCTCTTGGTCACTCCAGGGTTATGACTTGCATCAGAGACAATCAGCTGTTGGTTGTACAGGGGGGTCGTCTAATATGCAAGAATATGGGCGGTTCAAAGCCTCGCATATCGCAAATTCGCATATTAGGAACCTTAAAaagcatgtaaataatggtatatgGGCGGTCAGCCACATTTTCCCAAACTCTTTAACCTAGTATATCTTTTTCGTATCATATAACTAAGTGGAGATACACATCACCAATGTACACATAATCCATGTCTATCACTTTTAACTTAGTTTCCAATGTAATAAACTGCTTTTTCGAGTTCTTTGGAGGcaccataataacaacaacagcaacaacaatagcccacaggctagcttgcacacagcacagacacagcttgtgagagcaatggctgctttagacgtactgatgaagagaacacgtggagccgtctcacagagtagagttgccagattgcgccattgtttatttcccttccttcgggaagtgagtaacagcaagttcattatttggtaggaaatggatgttagcgaagtcgggaacatgaaatgaatgaaaaaaaaacttttctcttactaccgagtcaagtcaccgctcccacgtgctccaccccccaagggggggagggagggaggaaggaggtcgcaTAATGAGGTGGTTCGCATATCCCAAGTTCGCATATCAGGCGACCCCCCTGTATTTTGAAGTAACAAAAACAAGATCTGCCATGATGATCAAATAAAGTGTAGGTGTGAATAAGTATGATTTCAGTCTACAGTAAAAGTCCAATGATTTGAATGGCAGCAGAGTGACGGTCCAGTAGTTCAGATTATTGTGAGTGAACCATGGAAATGAAAAATATACTCACACAGTCAGAAGGCAGAGACATGACATGTTTTCTTACCAGTAATGTGTAAAGGTGTGTAACAGTAGTTTTGGAAGGCAAATCCATGTCAGGAGAGTAGACCCAGAGCAGTGGTGGGccccgatcacttttttgctgttccgatccccgatcatccgatcagtttgggcaactgatccgattccgatcatccgatcgttttttaagtactgctattctgatcaccattccgatcatctgatcattaaaacttataaaaaatactattattttttaaaataataattacaagaaacacctattttaggcgttcctTAAGtgataatttcaaataagtaataacttcattgtttgcttataaatatctttatttttcctctttctttcagtatataggacatggtaaagaaaacatgttatcttaacttcttattttaggcaatTATTTAAGGCCAGGGTTCAGGTTCAGGAGtgacaaattttttttttcaaaaaccATTTAAAGTTGTTCTATAAACTCTTAAAAACATGTTATGAGTAATGAAAATGGTAGAAAAAAATCTTGGGGTGGCAACATCAGCAGTATACGAGGAGGACATATGCCCTGGATGTCAGAGGGTGAGGCGTTTTAGCTCTTATTTACTCGCTCCAGAAGGGTGATAACTGAACAGTGAAACTTTTACAAGTTATCCTACTTATATCACGTTGACAGGGGAGGGGTTGAGACACATTCACTCCTCAAGGCCAGTGCTTGCTGACATAGCGACGTGCAAGTGTCGTGCGGCGCTGGCTATGAAGTGTATGAagctaagaaggaaaaaagaaggcagaaaaggcagaagaagaagaaaagagcaagaaaagacaagaaggcATCACCTATGAGGCAGGAGGAGGTGACCTGTAGCTGACATGTGCGACACAAAtcgtgtagtttttttttttttttggattggACAatggatatatttatttttctatatttctatGAAGaaggtttttctttttgtttattgtgTAAACATCACTATATACTGGAAAAAGCTCATtcagagagaataaaaatgagttATTACCAACCAAAGTGTTTGATGGCCAAAATCTCAAAACATGAATATTCAGCTTCAAAAATTTTTGTACATTCCAAATCAGATGATATTTCCATGAAACTGTGTGTATACATGGATAATTTTATGCTCTTGAAAGTTACGGTCTTTAATTTGAAACATTTCTTAatgtaaaataaggaaaaataaatttaTCACGTAAAACGTGGATACGGAATCATACTGAGTTCAGATatagtttaaatttttttttttttaaatagataaATTATAATTTTTAAAAACTGACACCGTAACTTGTTTAGGCAACCATTAAACCATTACCACCTATATTTTCGTACACCTAAGatgaaaaatatttaatgtaGAACAGTTATTTTGCCTGACATGAGTATGACATGACATACCGACAGCATTCTAATCCAGGGAGAACAAAGATACCCAAAAGTGCAAGTTAGCTGTAAAGTTTGAACTCTATATTTCCAATAGTTTATTTTTGACAAATATTTCTTTGAAAACCCGAACTACCAccttaagtctactctttttattcattttatgaaagtatgaaaaaggaattatgttcgctgtttcaacttttgtttgaagttgatttagatttttgacaaatatttttcaactttttaatattttattatcgatatctaggaattttttttactattctttaaaaaaaatgagtgatagtgatcattaatctcctatccttgcTGATTAAAtggctttctgaataaaagatattggtccttaaataaattagttacaagaagaacataagcaataaggttttgattttaagtgagccggtgttgtgtcatctgccatccacgtatcctaagacatcccatcctgatttgCACATGTGCGGAACCCGATGTTtgcaaacacagtgttgatatcgtagtttatCAAGGCAAGATGGCGGAAAGACAGCATGGCaacttttatgggaaaatggccaatttcaagaatgacatggacccataattcagatagcctaccattaagtggagagaatccgagaaacatgaccatcaatcagaagagagtgtatgttatttcatttatcacatatactgacatacaaggggtataggttatctcatttatcacatttactgacatacaagtagtgtaggttatctcatttatcacatttactgacaaacaagggctgcaggttatctcatttatcacatttaccgacatacaaggggtgcaggttatctcatttatcacatttaccgacatacaaggggtgcaggttatctcatttatcacatttaccgacatacaaggggtgcaggttatctcatttatcacatttactgacaaacaaggtttcaggttacctcatttatcacatttaccgacatactttctttctatcttctattgatatttccacgctgactgctcttctgaacttgctaactgcatgcctccccccctcctgcggccccgctgcacacgactttctactcatgctcatccctatattgtccaaaccccttatgcaagagttaacatcttcactctttcatccctcacgctggtaaactctggaacaatcttccttcatctgtatttcctcctgcctatgacttgaactctttcaagaggagggtatcaggacacctctcctgccgaatctgaccttgcttttggccacctcttctgattctttttttaggaacagcgattatcgggctttttttattattattttttttttgtgcccttgaactgcctcctttgttgtaaaaaaaaaggggggggggggggggttaggttatctcatttttcacatttactgacatacatgagtaggcagtggctgagtgattagcgtgcggggccagcattcatcacgtcatggacaatgtcgattcgaaatcccaaaactaccacctgggattttttaggcaccgccgagtggcttaagactacccacaggctgttcagaagaccacctatcatcccggattctaaAAGAAACCGTACAaacgaatcaaaaatgagttccagggggcagcacaagccaagcataactagcgccactataaaaattgcctgcgccatgacgggcttgggccgaccaccaggcccctgaagaaagcctaccggtgctataggctgagatgtaaacaaaaaaaagttacctcatttatcacatttaccgacatacaaggggtgtagggtacctcatttatcacatttaccgacttaaaaggggtgtagggtacctcatttatcacatttaccgacatacaaggggtgtagggtacctcatttatcacatttaccaacatacaaggggtgtagggtacctcatttatcacatttaccaacatacaaggggtgtagggtacctcatttatcacatttaccaacatacaaggggtgtagggtacctcatttatcacatttaccgacatacaagggttgtagggtacctcatttatcacatttactgacatacaaggggtgtagggtacctcatttatcacatttactgacatacaaggggtgtagggtacctcatttatcacatttaccgacatacaaggggtgtagggtacctcatttatcacatttactgacatacaaggggtgtagggtacctcatttatcacatttactgacatacaaggggtgtagggtacctcatttatcacatttactgacatacaaggggtgtagggtacctcatttatcacatttactgacatacaagggtgtagggtacctcatttatcacatttaccgacatacaaggggtgtagggtacctcatttatcacatttaccgacatacaaggggtgtagggtacctcatttatcacatttactgacatacaaggggtgtaggttatctcatttatcacatataccgacatacaagggatgtaggttatctcatttatcacatttaccgacatacaaggggtgtaggttatctcatttatcacatataccgacatacaaggggtgtaggttatctcatttatcacatatactgacatacaagaggtgcagtttatctcatttatcacatttaccgagatgcaaagggtgtaggttatctcatttatcacatttatcgacatacaaggggtgtaggttatctcatttatcatatttaccaacatacaaggggtgtaggctatctcatttatcacatataccaacatagaaggggtgcaagttatctcaattatcacatttaccgacatacaaggggtgtaggttatctcatttatcacatataccgacatagaaggggtgcaggttatctcatttatcacatttaccgacattcaaggggagcaggttatctcatttagcgagatggccccgcgttcaggaggacgcgagttcaatccctgcccagtgccaccaagctgggatttttcagctgccgccgagtggcttaacccgtaaagtgtttagtacgtatatatacgttcGGGAGggaaagtgtttagtacgtatatatacgatcattgttttcttttacttcatggcACCTAAACCTGTAGAAATGGTTCAAGATGTCTTTTCTATGCCTAAATATGATTTTGAAAGCTCACTCTCATTTTTATTGTATTGCTGTGGTCTATTACATAGAATGTATCCATGACCACGAATgatttattgaaaaaataggtatatttataaaaatatgtcagTGGTGTCATAATTACTTatcaatatactcaaaatactGTTCAGTAGATCAGCTATTTTTATATCATTCCAACTTGAATAGCAATTTCAATATATTTTGTGTTCATGCGTACAGTCATCGTCGGTTGTGTTGGCAGCCCTGGGGCGTGAGGCGCCGGGTTGGCGGGTTGGCCCAGCAATGAGTCATGATAGCCAGACACGCTGCTACACCCTTGCTGTTAGCACGTGTTGTCCTGTGCAGTGCAGTGTTAGCTATACAGGCAGCCTCGGTGGGCCCAACAGGGTTGTTGCTGTCTGTTTCtcctttgtattcattcctggcTCGGAACCTGAGTCATCAGTTTCCCAGCCATACAGATTTTCATGGGATATGCTACAGTCCAGAGGTAATACACAATTACCTCTTATATATACTTGTAAAATTGGGATGTTATGTAAATTGTGCAGTAGCAGAGCAATACCAAATTGGTCGGCAGCCAATGCAAAGTAAATGGGAAAATGTTTGGGGTATGTGATCAGCTGGCCGAGGGCTGTGGTATGCAGGAGTACCaacataaaaaacataaaattcgtATAATGGGTTATTTGGGCagctgtgtgtaatttttttgttgttggtgttacaaaacatgttatgcttgtgcaaTGAAGGGATAATATTGTGCTGCTTATATACACATAGAGAAAATATAGTCTGTACGAGCGTGATAAATTTGGTACTATGATATGACTATAGAAAGGCTAGACAAACAATCCTCAGATATATTTTACAAGAAACTCAAACTAAACAATATATAGTCATGGAAGAAGCATTCACAGTGTGtcggaaataataaataagaagcgGAAGTTACATAGTACTGTTCTACATGTTTCGTCTTACGCACCACCACTGGAGTATTGGTGCCACGTGTGAAAGGACTCACAGAAAACGACAGCTTACAGGGAACACACATATATTGCATTTATATCGTTCAAATcagctattttttttcaattttataagACAATAATATTATTTGGCCAAAATCCAACCCCACATGACCTGTTTCACTCCTATAAagcaacactgtacgggttaaaactacccacatgctgtccagaagaccacctatcaacctggactctagattctaggattaaagatgagctccaggagggcagcatgagccaatgcaagatggcgccactataaacactcgcccgcgccagaacgggctgggccgaccatcaggccccaccgggaagaagtcttggaccgaccatcaggatccactgggaagaagcctaccggcgcaataggccaagacgtaaaaaaaaaaaaaaaaaatttttacgTCATTTACTGACAttcaaagggtgcaggaagaaactcatatttcaagcaattttcaaattcaaaacatatgtCAACATTTACttctaaaaagataaaaaaaaaaaactcaggtgggacatatcgcgataggcagtcaaCAAAGACACATTATcatgtcgcaattcatccactctttgtttgtaaacaaattctgtgcatgcgcagattggatgggatgtcttaggatacgtggatggcagatgacaccacaccggataggacacgtagcaatgggtttaagttggataagttcaggttcagcaaagacataggcaagaattggtttaccaacagagtggtggatgagtggaacagacgtagaagtcatgtggtgaacgtcaacacgatagatacattcaagaagaggttagataagttcttggatgggaggggtatggggcgttagtttggtgccgtggtctgggcggcatgttgcgctgtctcgcgagacctccttcctccccttcctcttgttGCCAGGAGAGTCCGacaggtgggtggaggggggtcgagggaaggcaaagccctccccccggttaagaaggtggggggggTCGAGGCGAGGCAAAGCCCCTCcattttagcttaggtcttgttggtttcccgaaaatGAACTGACactgccgccattagagggtggtaacgcagcagcagaaaatgcataactgacaactggggcaggccactcggttactggagtgagcggaagcccactactgcagcccacaccacactgtcgtggcgtcgtgtaacaagtccccTCAAGCAAATAAAGAGACTTTGCGCCAGCGCGTCTTGTTCAAGATACCTTACcgggattaaataaattaacgatcaataattatcgcttaattttataaataaagacgcttattgaagtaactatttagcaacgtgtataaaaataattctaagaagtccgcagtcacttgttgccatgacaacgttgaccactttcttttctgtgatcggtgatcggaaattagtttgtgaagttccgatctccacagtccgattaccttttacaaagatgattgAAACTTTGCATTctgatcgccaattgctgttctgatcaaatcggaagatcggacgatcggactgatgatcggaagtgcccagctctgaccCAGAAGTAgtataaacatgaaaaataaagcaGGTTCTTGTAAACACTTTAGATGACAATGATGGTAAGATGATGATCAGCTGGCACATCTCAGTGGAAGTAGGAGTTCTCGGAACAATGCTCGCATGTGACCACACATACTGTACTTCTTACAGCTCCttagaggtaaaaaaaagggcATCATTAACAAAATTTCCTCATATTTAGGCagcagcagtatttgaagagtagctcccttCAAAATGAATTGTCCATTTATAGTtactgccgaccttaggaccgcaACATAAATGTAGTTACATCGCAtaagagatgttttaactatcatCTATACATAGATTCTAttgcaatctggaagtgttgttatatttctgacATACAaaaatgactgactgaattttggaccgtctatacagtatttcccgccatataagacgcaccgGCGTATAAGatgcacctataatttggcaagatatatatagaaaaaaaagatatttccCTGAACTTAAGTgtatgcagtattacatttggccaccttacttaAAATTATGATtacagtacaggtaactctcgatttacacgagtttggtttacgcgttttttaaataatgcaGTGTCTAAAATCCAAatgaatgtttaatttacacgttttttcacttatacgcgatattttatggagtggccaccagatgtctcacgcaactggactcacacggcgccgcggccacacagctgagctcagttcttcccgcgcgccacttgaacaacaatacagtactcacgctgccacgctactcaacaaggGGTggacaggtaccggtactaacggtactagctatacggtacggtaccagtaccagactgctcggtaccggtatcaATACTAGCCaatcgctcatggtgtccctcatttcttcctcacacgagtgaggctgagactgagcgcctgagtggatatctcggtgataaggatattctttctctccctctctctactgaatgaagtgaatatttatttctcgatagaaacctacctcttgtttgatttacattgtttttgatttacgtgacctcttcaaggacacaatactcgtgtaaatcgagagttacctgtaccttaTGTTGCTTTGTGCCCTGTTCTGTGTTCtaagtgttccactgttggttgaagaattacagtgctcttaTCCTGAGCaactgtgactttgaaatggtaaacaaaattGTTGGTTGAtagattcactcactgcgcaCTGCACGGTGTGCGGGCAGTAACTTTCGCCGAGCTACACTGAGGGAACTAATCATACAGGGATGCTATGTTCGATGGGCAATCTCGACTCAGGGACCGTGTATCTattttcaagtagaaatagatgttgattaatttttTTCAATCATTTTATTTCAATCAATTATGTTTTAATAtacagtacaggtaactcgatttatgcgagtattgtgtctttgaagaggtcgcgtaaataaaaaaaacaatgtaaatcaaacaagaggtaggtttctattgaaaaataaatattcacttcaatgactatcaatctatccaaataccttggctatcttcccccaatgaagggtggtagccaagacaggcacacactcactcacacattcacactcatgtacaccactctctcagctgcacagcccctgagggagtaaaaaaggccctcactgcatgggggattagctgcacagttcagacagggaacttccacaccaaggcctcacagcatacactggtttacccctgccctttCATAACAATggcatttcccccagcacctgagtgtcccacacgtgtggcaccacagatggctttcactggtagcctggtaacataatagtcccaggtctttctctacctctgcggtggatagtggagtgtttaccatgtggtattggtatgctggatatcccttcccaaggtgtaggactacattttcttcactgaattgtagcagccactttttgttccatttctgtagtttggtgatgttttcttgtaggaaatccgcagttaaggggttaagttacatgcattaatcatgattAATATATGACacttttttcagccccgctgctgtattgctagagaccatcccagcacattgttcattacttgtgaaaaagataccatcagctgctccggcaacagccactgcttcaacatctgctggccctatgacaccagccactgcttcatcatctggtggcccaatgacacctgccactgcaagggatgacaatgaagctgctccaccacagtcaccacctacttcatcggagttaagagatgcctttcatagggcagcagtataattttttgatgctggtgctgaatattactgcctcaaggctatgattttgtcacttttttttttttaatactgaggaggttagggtgtaaggggtgaaaaataatctctgctgtttttcgacagaaatggttagcaaattcattcaaagcacaaaatttaccagaaaaaaaattgtgtgccattgcgagtgggttcacttgagattagGCTCCAATacccctccgtggtctagtggtcagcatgcctggcttctacacgggcccaggttcgaatcccggcccgggcagtcggcgtgcagctcacccagctgatcatcctccctctcgggctggtcgataaatgactacctggggaaacctggggaaactgtggtaacccggatgtcacactggccctgtgtcccagggtaatgggctccctcccaccacaggctcaagggccaatgttacggagatgagctccgaggccacgcgctgctacagcgtatgccccagctttacctttacctttattggctcgactgacagacatggctttgtatgtcgaaggtcactggttcagtccccacagccagcactctctaacttgg
This genomic interval carries:
- the LOC127001965 gene encoding uncharacterized protein LOC127001965 isoform X21, with protein sequence MSVNVINEITCTPSMSVYVINEITYTPCMSVNVIIEITCTPSMLVYVINEIAYTPCMLVNMINEITYTPCMSINVINEITYTLCISVNVINEINCTSCMSVYVINEITYTPCMSVYVINEITYTPCMSVNVINEITYIPCMSVYVINEITYTPCMSVNVINEVPYTPCMSVNVINEVPYTPCMSVNVINEVPYTPCMSVNVINEVPYTPCMSVNVINEVPYTPCMSVNVINEVPYTPCMLVNVINEVPYTPCMLVNVINEVPYTPCMLVNVINEVPYTPCMSVNVINEVPYTPCMSVNVINEVTFFCLHLSL
- the LOC127001965 gene encoding uncharacterized protein LOC127001965 isoform X19 gives rise to the protein MSVNVINEITCTPSMSVYVINEITYTPCMSVNVIIEITCTPSMLVYVINEIAYTPCMLVNMINEITYTPCMSINVINEITYTLCISVNVINEINCTSCMSVYVINEITYTPCMSVYVINEITYTPCMSVNVINEITYIPCMSVYVINEITYTPCMSVNVINEVPYTPCMSVNVINEVPYTPCMSVNVINEVPYTPCMSVNVINEVPYTPCMSVNVINEVPYTPCMSVNVINEVPYTPCMLVNVINEVPYTPCMLVNVINEVPYTPCMLVNVINEVPYTPCMSVNVINEVPYTPCMSVNVINEVTFFCLHLSL
- the LOC127001965 gene encoding uncharacterized protein LOC127001965 isoform X10, with product MSVNVINEITCTPSMSVYVINEITYTPCMSVNVIIEITCTPSMLVYVINEIAYTPCMLVNMINEITYTPCMSINVINEITYTLCISVNVINEINCTSCMSVYVINEITYTPCMSVYVINEITYTPCMSVNVINEITYIPCMSVYVINEITYTPCMSVNVINEVPYTPCMSVNVINEVPYTPCMSVNVINEVPYTPCMSVNVINEVPYTPCMSVNVINEVPYTPCMSVNVINEVPYTPCMSVNVINEVPYTPCMLVNVINEVPYTPCMLVNVINEVPYTPCMLVNVINEVPYTPCMSVNVINEVPYTPCMSVNVINEVTFFCLHLSL
- the LOC127001965 gene encoding uncharacterized protein LOC127001965 isoform X8, which gives rise to MSVNVINEITCTPSMSVYVINEITYTPCMSVNVIIEITCTPSMLVYVINEIAYTPCMLVNMINEITYTPCMSINVINEITYTLCISVNVINEINCTSCMSVYVINEITYTPCMSVYVINEITYTPCMSVNVINEITYIPCMSVYVINEITYTPCMSVNVINEVPYTPCMSVNVINEVPYTPCMSVNVINEVPYTPCMSVNVINEVPYTPCMSVNVINEVPYTPCMSVNVINEVPYTPCMSVNVINEVPYTPCMSVNVINEVPYTPCMSVNVINEVPYTPCMLVNVINEVPYTPCMLVNVINEVPYTPCMSVNVINEVTFFCLHLSL
- the LOC127001965 gene encoding uncharacterized protein LOC127001965 isoform X23; protein product: MSVNVINEITCTPSMSVYVINEITYTPCMSVNVIIEITCTPSMLVYVINEIAYTPCMLVNMINEITYTPCMSINVINEITYTLCISVNVINEINCTSCMSVYVINEITYTPCMSVYVINEITYTPCMSVNVINEITYIPCMSVYVINEITYTPCMSVNVINEVPYTPCMSVNVINEVPYTPCMSVNVINEVPYTPCMSVNVINEVPYTPCMSVNVINEVPYTPCMSVNVINEVPYTPCMSVNVINEVPYTPCMLVNVINEVPYTPCMLVNVINEVPYTPCMSVNVINEVPYTPCMSVNVINEVTFFCLHLSL
- the LOC127001965 gene encoding uncharacterized protein LOC127001965 isoform X1, producing the protein MSVNVINEITCTPSMSVYVINEITYTPCMSVNVIIEITCTPSMLVYVINEIAYTPCMLVNMINEITYTPCMSINVINEITYTLCISVNVINEINCTSCMSVYVINEITYTPCMSVYVINEITYTPCMSVNVINEITYIPCMSVYVINEITYTPCMSVNVINEVPYTPCMSVNVINEVPYTPCMSVNVINEVPYTPCMSVNVINEVPYTPCMSVNVINEVPYTPCMSVNVINEVPYTPCMSVNVINEVPYTPCMSVNVINEVPYTPCMSVNVINEVPYTPCMLVNVINEVPYTPCMLVNVINEVPYTPCMLVNVINEVPYTPCMSVNVINEVPYTPCMSVNVINEVTFFCLHLSL
- the LOC127001965 gene encoding uncharacterized protein LOC127001965 isoform X24; translated protein: MSVNVINEITCTPSMSVYVINEITYTPCMSVNVIIEITCTPSMLVYVINEIAYTPCMLVNMINEITYTPCMSINVINEITYTLCISVNVINEINCTSCMSVYVINEITYTPCMSVYVINEITYTPCMSVNVINEITYIPCMSVYVINEITYTPCMSVNVINEVPYTPCMSVNVINEVPYTPCMSVNVINEVPYTPCMSVNVINEVPYTPCMSVNVINEVPYTPCMSVNVINEVPYTPCMLVNVINEVPYTPCMLVNVINEVPYTPCMLVNVINEVPYTPCMSVNVINEVPYTPCMSVNVINEVTFFCLHLSL
- the LOC127001965 gene encoding uncharacterized protein LOC127001965 isoform X12; translated protein: MSVNVINEITCTPSMSVYVINEITYTPCMSVNVIIEITCTPSMLVYVINEIAYTPCMLVNMINEITYTPCMSINVINEITYTLCISVNVINEINCTSCMSVYVINEITYTPCMSVYVINEITYTPCMSVNVINEITYIPCMSVYVINEITYTPCMSVNVINEVPYTPCMSVNVINEVPYTPCMSVNVINEVPYTPCMSVNVINEVPYTPCMSVNVINEVPYTPCMSVNVINEVPYTPCMSVNVINEVPYTPCMLVNVINEVPYTPCMLVNVINEVPYTPCMLVNVINEVPYTPCMSVNVINEVPYTPCMSVNVINEVTFFCLHLSL
- the LOC127001965 gene encoding uncharacterized protein LOC127001965 isoform X5, which translates into the protein MSVNVINEITCTPSMSVYVINEITYTPCMSVNVIIEITCTPSMLVYVINEIAYTPCMLVNMINEITYTPCMSINVINEITYTLCISVNVINEINCTSCMSVYVINEITYTPCMSVYVINEITYTPCMSVNVINEITYIPCMSVYVINEITYTPCMSVNVINEVPYTPCMSVNVINEVPYTPCMSVNVINEVPYTPCMSVNVINEVPYTPCMSVNVINEVPYTPCMSVNVINEVPYTPCMSVNVINEVPYTPCMSVNVINEVPYTPCMLVNVINEVPYTPCMLVNVINEVPYTPCMLVNVINEVPYTPCMSVNVINEVPYTPCMSVNVINEVTFFCLHLSL